The Pseudomonas sp. R4-35-07 nucleotide sequence TTGTTCCACCCCCCTCTGTCAGCACAAGGAGCTGACAATGAGCAAGTCAACCGTGAGGCCCAGGTGCCCTACGGGGTCAGGCGCATTTACATGGATCCCTCATACGCATGCCTGCTCGAGCTTCCGATCATGCTATTCAACGCTTACAAAAAAACCATCACCGCCTTGCAACACACCACTGCGCAACAGGCCAGCCTGCTGGACGCGATCGAGCGCTCGATGGCGGTTATCGAATTCGATGTGCAGGGCACCGTGCTGCGCGCCAATGACAATTTCTTCAAGACCCTGGGCTACCGCGCCGACCAGATCCTGGGCCAGCCCCACCGGATGTTCTGTACACCGGCGTTCGCGCGCAGCGCCGACTACAACCAGCTGTGGACACATCTGCGCAACGGCCAATTCCAGTCCGGCACCTTTGAACGGGTAGGCGCCAACGGCGCATCGGTGTGGCTGGAAGCCAGCTACAACCCGGTACGCGATGAAGCCGGTCGCGTGGTCAAAGTGGTGAAGTACGCCATGGACGTCACCCCCCGCCTGCAAGCCGAAAGTGAAGCCAATGCCAAGCTGCAAGCCATCGACCGCGCCATGGCGATGATCGAATTCAACCTCGATGGCACCATCATCACCGCCAATGCCAACTTCCTGCAGCGCATGGGTTACAGCCTGGCGCAGATCCAGGGCAAGCATCACCGCCTGTTCTGCACCCCGGCGCTGGCCAGCAGCTCAGCCTATAGCGAGTTCTGGAAGCGCCTGAACCAGGGTGAACTGTTCAGCGGCCAGTTCGAGCGGGTGGACAAGCACGGCAATACGCTGTGGCTGGAGGCCAACTACAACCCGGTGTACGACGCCAGCGGGCGCCTGTGCAAAGTGGTGAAGTTCGCTTCGGACGTTACGGCCCGTGTGCAACAGCATGCGGCCGACGCGCAAAGCGCTGCGCAGGCTTATCACCTGTCGCTGAACACCCAGGACATGGCCGAAAAAGGCGCCGAGGTGATTCAGAAAACCGCCACCGGCATGCGCGACATCGCCGTTGATATCGACGCTTCTTCGCAACTGATCGCCAAGCTGGGCGAGCGGTCGCAACAGATCACCACCATCGTCAACACCATTCGCGGCATCGCCGACCAGACCAACCTGCTGGCCCTCAACGCCGCAATTGAAGCGGCCCGCGCGGGCGAGCAAGGCCGCGGCTTTGCCGTGGTGGCCGATGAAGTACGCCAATTGGCGGCGCGTACCAGCGGCTCCACGGCGGAAATCTCCGGCATGATCGCCATGATCCAGGACGAAACCCGCCAGGCCATCGACAGCATGGACGCCACCCGCGACCGTGCGGCCCAAGGCGTGGAACTGGCCAACCAGGCCGGTACGGTGATCCTGCAGATCCGTGAAGGCACCAGCGAGGCGGTACAGGCGGTGAGCGCGTTTGCCAACGAGCGGGGCAACCGCTGACGGCTTCTTCATGTGCGGGCCGAGGGCTGGGTCTATAGTGCGTGATGCCTCACGCCACTGACTCGAGCCCGCCATGACCTCAGAAAAACCCGACCCAACCCCTGTCGACCCCTTGCGCTTCCACCGACATCACGCCCACCTGGCACCGACCTTTGGCAACGATACCTTTGCCCTCAAGGCCGAAGCCTTTGCGCGGTTCTTTGGCACACCGACCTTCCTCGGCGCGCAAACCGCCATTGTGGTGCTGTGGGTGGTGCTGAACGCTACCGGCATTACCCACTTCGATGTATACCCATTCATCCTGCTCAACCTGGCCTTCAGCCTGCAATCCGCTTACGCCGCGCCGTTGATCCTGCTGGCCCAGACGCGCCAGGCTGCGCGCGACAAAGCCCAGTCCGACGCCGACGCACAACACCGCGAAGCCCTGGCCACCGCCAATACCGCACGCCAGGCCCAGGCCGCACAAACCACCAAACAGTTGCTGGAGCTACTGGAACAAAACACGCGGCTGACGGAAATGACTAAACAGCTGACCGAACGTATCGAAACCCTGACGTGCGAAATACATGAGCAATTTGTGCGCAAAACCTAATTGCGCAACCCGCTTACATGTCGCCCCAGCTCATCAAACAGGGTCACCACTGAACGCAACGCCCGGCAGTCGGGGCGCGTCAACAGCCATAGCGCCGTGTCATGCCCTGCCAATGCGCAGCCCAGTGGTTGCAGGCCATCGCCTATCAGAAAATCCGGCAGCGCCGCCACCCCCAGCCCGGCGCGCACCAACTCGGCCACCGACTGCATGCTGTTGCAATGATAACCGGGACGCACGCCCGGCAGATGCTCACGGCGCCAGGCCACTGTGGGATGGTCGGGTAAAAAGTCGTCCGGCGCGATCCAGGCCAGGTCAGCCAGCTCCTGGCCTGCATGCCGACGCGCATAGTCGGCGCTGGCGCACACCTGATACGTCACCGTCCCCAGGCAACGTCCGACAAGATGCTCCGGCGGCTTGCTGGTCAGACGCAGCGCGATATCGGCATCGCGGCGGCTGAGGTTGGCGAAATCATTGGAGGTGCTCAGTTCCAGGATCAACGCCGGATAATTCGCCATGAACTTGGCCAGGGCCGGCAGCAGCAGACCTTGCAGCACAGCGTCGGTGCAGGTCAGGCGCACCGTGCCGCTGATCACTTCCCCGCCCTGCTCCACACCGATGCGCGCGGCCTCTAGGGCAAGTTCTGCGCGCTCGGCCTGTTGCGCCAAGTGGGTGGCCAATCCGGTGGGCAGATAACCGGCACGGTTTTTTTCAAACAACGTCTGGCCAAGGGCAGCTTCCAGGCGCCGCACCGCCCGGAACACTGTGGACACATCCACCCGCAGCAGCCCGGCAGCCCGCGCCAGGGTGCCGCCGCGAACCAGGGCGAGGACCAGCGACAGGTCGTTATAGTCGACTTGATAGTGCACGGCTGCATTGAGCATGTGGGCAAATGCCAATATTGATTGCGTGAGCGCCAATCTATAGTGCCCCTCAGGACACCACAAGCCATGGGATCACACGATGAAAGACGCCCCGCTGCACCTCGCTCTGATCGGCGATTACAACCCTGACGTGATTGCGCACCAGGCCATTCCCGTGGCGCTGCAACAAGCAGCCCAAGCCTTGAAGCTGAGCGTCAAGGTGCAATGGCTCGACACCGACACCATCACCGCCACGGCCTCGCTGCACGGGTTCGACGGTTTCTGGTGCGTGCCCGCCAGCCCGTATCGCGACACCGAAGGCGCACTGCGAGCCATCCGGTTCGCCCGCGAACAGCGACGGCCTTTCCTCGGCACTTGCGGTGGTTTTCAGCACGCGGTGCTGGAATATGCCCGCAACGTGCTGGGCTGGGCGGATGCCGAACACGGCGAGTTGGTACCGGGCGCTAAACGTGCCGTCATCACGCCGTTGAGTTGTGCGCTGGTGGAGGCCGACGACACCGTGCGCCTGGAGCCCTACACCCGTATCGCGCAAGCCTATGGCAGCCTGGATATCCACGAAGGTTATCGGTGCCGCTACGGCATCAACCCCGAGTTCGCTCATGCACTGCTTGAAGGAGAGATGATTGCCAGCGGTCACGACGCTGCAAACGACCTTCGAGCGGTGGAGCTGCTGAACCACCCGTTTTTCGTCGCCACCCTGTTCCAACCCGAACGCGCCGCCCTCAAAGGCATCACGCCGCCGCTGGCGATTGCCCTGCTCACGGCGTGCCAGGAGGCCTCGGCATGATCGCCAGAACGCCGGCGCCGCCCTACTACGCGGTAATCTTCAGCTCACTGCGCACCGATGGCGACCAGGGCTACGGTCAGGCCGCCACGCGCATGCTGGAACTGGCGCGTGAACAGCCGGGATTTCTGGGCGTGGAATCGGCGCGGGAAGAGGGCCTGGGGATCACCGTGTCTTATTGGAGCAGCGAAGCGGCGATCCTGGCCTGGAAACAGCAGGCCGAACATCAGCAGGTGCGCGAGCAAGGGCGCTCCCTCTGGTACACAGCGTTTCATACCCGCGTGTGCAAGGTGGAGCGGGCCTATAGCTTCCACACTGAATGATCGTGCGTCTGCAAAATGCATAGGTATCTACACAAGTGTGTAGCAGCGGCCTACGCTAACCACGATGCGAAGCGAGCCGCTCTTGATCTTGCTCTTGATCTTAAGCGCCCCGTTAAACCACGCTGGCCGCAATTCGATAGTGATTTGGGGGGTAAACCGGCAGGGATGCCGGTTTAGCCGCCCCGCGCCATGGATGGCGCGTGGCGGCGGCCCCCCAAATCACTGTCGGATTACGGGCACACCGAGCCTAGGCGAGGTGCCGAGTGGTGGGGCAAGAGCCCTTTGGTTACTTTGGGGCTCTTTTCCAAAGTGACCCGCCGTCAGGGCGGAACCCTAAGCCGCCGTTACCGCAGCAACGGATATGTACTCGCCCTGATCCAACATCCTGGTCGGCCCTGAGGCCGCCATCGGGAGCAAGCCCCCTCCCACATTTGGAACGCGGGGCATCAGTTAAAGAGACTTCGGCTCCGAGCCGCCACTGGTTCGGGGCCGAACCAAATTTGTGTAGATACCTACGCTGCAAATGGCCTGCGCTTAACTGACCAAACTACGCACCGCACTGATCTGCGGGATCTCAACCCGGCGCATATACACCCGCAGCGGTTCGCTGATGTTGATGCGATCGTCAATGTTCTGTGCGAGCAGCAACTGAATGCGCGCTCGGGACAGGATCATGCTGTGGTCGGCAGCCGATTCCCAGACGAACTCGGCTGTGGGAATGATGCCGTCATCGGCCACGTCCATGCCGAAGGCATCTTCGCTGAAACGCACGATGTACTGGCCCGTCTTGCGGTTCAGACCGACAAAACCGTGGAGTTGGTCGGCGGCCTGGCAGATAAGTTCGGAAGTGATGCGCATGGTAAACCTCACTGAAAAGTCCTAC carries:
- a CDS encoding PAS domain-containing methyl-accepting chemotaxis protein, translated to MLFNAYKKTITALQHTTAQQASLLDAIERSMAVIEFDVQGTVLRANDNFFKTLGYRADQILGQPHRMFCTPAFARSADYNQLWTHLRNGQFQSGTFERVGANGASVWLEASYNPVRDEAGRVVKVVKYAMDVTPRLQAESEANAKLQAIDRAMAMIEFNLDGTIITANANFLQRMGYSLAQIQGKHHRLFCTPALASSSAYSEFWKRLNQGELFSGQFERVDKHGNTLWLEANYNPVYDASGRLCKVVKFASDVTARVQQHAADAQSAAQAYHLSLNTQDMAEKGAEVIQKTATGMRDIAVDIDASSQLIAKLGERSQQITTIVNTIRGIADQTNLLALNAAIEAARAGEQGRGFAVVADEVRQLAARTSGSTAEISGMIAMIQDETRQAIDSMDATRDRAAQGVELANQAGTVILQIREGTSEAVQAVSAFANERGNR
- a CDS encoding DUF1003 domain-containing protein, which codes for MTSEKPDPTPVDPLRFHRHHAHLAPTFGNDTFALKAEAFARFFGTPTFLGAQTAIVVLWVVLNATGITHFDVYPFILLNLAFSLQSAYAAPLILLAQTRQAARDKAQSDADAQHREALATANTARQAQAAQTTKQLLELLEQNTRLTEMTKQLTERIETLTCEIHEQFVRKT
- a CDS encoding LysR family transcriptional regulator, translating into MLNAAVHYQVDYNDLSLVLALVRGGTLARAAGLLRVDVSTVFRAVRRLEAALGQTLFEKNRAGYLPTGLATHLAQQAERAELALEAARIGVEQGGEVISGTVRLTCTDAVLQGLLLPALAKFMANYPALILELSTSNDFANLSRRDADIALRLTSKPPEHLVGRCLGTVTYQVCASADYARRHAGQELADLAWIAPDDFLPDHPTVAWRREHLPGVRPGYHCNSMQSVAELVRAGLGVAALPDFLIGDGLQPLGCALAGHDTALWLLTRPDCRALRSVVTLFDELGRHVSGLRN
- a CDS encoding CTP synthase, with translation MKDAPLHLALIGDYNPDVIAHQAIPVALQQAAQALKLSVKVQWLDTDTITATASLHGFDGFWCVPASPYRDTEGALRAIRFAREQRRPFLGTCGGFQHAVLEYARNVLGWADAEHGELVPGAKRAVITPLSCALVEADDTVRLEPYTRIAQAYGSLDIHEGYRCRYGINPEFAHALLEGEMIASGHDAANDLRAVELLNHPFFVATLFQPERAALKGITPPLAIALLTACQEASA
- a CDS encoding antibiotic biosynthesis monooxygenase — its product is MIARTPAPPYYAVIFSSLRTDGDQGYGQAATRMLELAREQPGFLGVESAREEGLGITVSYWSSEAAILAWKQQAEHQQVREQGRSLWYTAFHTRVCKVERAYSFHTE
- a CDS encoding DUF2025 family protein, producing MRITSELICQAADQLHGFVGLNRKTGQYIVRFSEDAFGMDVADDGIIPTAEFVWESAADHSMILSRARIQLLLAQNIDDRINISEPLRVYMRRVEIPQISAVRSLVS